From the genome of Planktothrix serta PCC 8927:
CGAATTTGTTCTAATAAATAGGGTTTACAAGCTTCCATTTCTTGAGGGGTTGGGGTGCGATTATTCGGAGGACGACAGCGAATTGCATTAGAAATATAAACCTCTTGATCTGTACTCAAACCAACGGATTCTAAAATTTTTTCTAATAGTTGTCCCGATCTTCCCACAAACGGTAAACCCTGTTCATCTTCATTTTGACCGGGTGCTTCCCCTACAATCATAATTGGCGCTTGAATATGACCTCGACCAATAACAGCATGGGTGCGATTTTGTCCTAATTCACAACGAAAACAATGATTACAATGGTTAGAAATTTCTTCTAAAGTTTGATAAGTTCCCACAGGAATTGGAACTTTAGCATCCGTCGGAATTAAATCCCGATTTACCTGGGATGAGGGAGGAGAAGGTTCAGAATTGTTGAAATCGAATAAACTTAATTGTTCGTGATTGGACATAGGAAGTGTGTAGGGTGTTCGGTTTC
Proteins encoded in this window:
- a CDS encoding uracil-DNA glycosylase, with the translated sequence MSNHEQLSLFDFNNSEPSPPSSQVNRDLIPTDAKVPIPVGTYQTLEEISNHCNHCFRCELGQNRTHAVIGRGHIQAPIMIVGEAPGQNEDEQGLPFVGRSGQLLEKILESVGLSTDQEVYISNAIRCRPPNNRTPTPQEMEACKPYLLEQIRLVNPQIILLTGATAVKSILGDKRGITKIRGEWMEWEGRLCMPIFHPAYLLRNPSKETGSPKWLMWQDIQAVRDKLNELISN